The genomic interval TTGGTACTGCAGTCTCTTTACGGTATACGTCACCTATTTTTGCAGCAATTTTTGCATTAATTTTCTTAAAAGAAAAAATAAAAAACATCCAATGGTTTTTGTTTGTACTCGCTTTTTGTGGTGTTTTATTGATAAAAGGTTTTGGTGAAAACGTAAACTCTATTGGGTTACTTTTAATCTTTTTATCTGCTATATTTCTAGGATTAATTTTTGTTGTAATACGTAAAATAGGAACCTCTGAAAATCCGCTGGTTATTATTAATTATTTTATGGTTATGGCTTTTGTTTTCGGTGGGTTAATGTCAATTAATCATTGGATAACACCAAGTTCAACTGAATGGATACTTTTAATAAGTCTTGGTTTTTTTGGCTATGTTGGTCAGTTATTTATGACCAAAGCGTTTCAATCTCAAGAAACAAATATTGTTGCTCCTTTAAAATACTTAGAAGTTATTTTTACCATCATAATTGGCGCTTCTTGGTTTGGAGAAGTTTATAATTTATGGACACTTTTAGGAGTGCTATTAATCCTGTCTGGATTAGTTTATAATATTTATTTGAAAAGTGGTAAAGTTAAAAATGGGTAGTTGTCATTATTTAGCATATTTTTAAATAAACCTGTAATGATATTTTTCAAAGAATTACAAATAAGGGAAAGAGCAAGAAATTAGCCTTAATATCAGTTTCAAATAAGTTACTAAAACAATGTTTTGCAATCGCAAAATCAGGATATCCTTATGATCCTAGTTTTGCTTCAGTATTTGTGGTTAAATAGTACGTGAAATTTAAAAATAATGAACAAAAAAAAGCTTACTTATAAAATTAAGCCTAGAATATTATTGTACAAAATTAATGAAGAAAAGAGTTGTTTTTTAGCTCAGTTCTTTGTTGCAAACGTAAATTATTTTCTATAGTTTTTTAATTATTCTATTTTTTGATAAACCTATTTATAACATTGTTGTTAAATTGAATTAAGTAAATACCAGAACTTAAATCTGATATATTAATCTCTTTGATATCATAGTTTGAAACTTTTTTTATAACCTGTCCAGTTATACTAAAAATAGTTATTTTATTAATTTTCGTTTTACTATTAAAATTAATTGTTGCATTTGACGGATTTGGGTAAACTGAAAATAAGTTTTGTTTATTTTGACTTACCTCATCTATATTTAAAGTCACATCTTGTGATTCATAACATCCCATATCAATTAAATTTTCGAAAACTCTTTGGTTACCAGATAAATCTAATGAAGATGTCTCGCTTGTTGGACTAACTTGATTTATGCAAGGAGATTGAGGCGAAGAATTTAAAGTCCAATCTGACATCACACTATCAAAGTTTGATCCGACTCCAGAAGAAGGATTCTTAAAAAGAGGATCGGAATTTATATTGTTCAAATACTCTCCTAAATAAAATGTGTTTGGTTCAGATTGAATTCCTGACATACCATTTTCAATATCAGTGAAGTATATGTTAGGGTCGCTACCTTCATCTTCTATATATATTTGATTTCCTGAGTTAGATGCTAAATTACCCCATATAATTGAATTATTTATCTCAGGATTAGATGAATCCTTGCAAAAAATCCCACCTCCATTACGAGAATTATTGTTAACAATTGTATTATTAATCATAGTTGGACTTGATCTAGAAAAATAAATTCCACCACCATTTTCCTTACTAGTATTATTTGCTATCAAATTATTAGCTATAATATCACCTATTCCATCAGAAGTACAAAAAATTCCACCACCTCCATATTCATTTATTTCATTAGTAGATTTGTTATTAACAATTATATTATGAGAAATTATATTACCAGTTCCTCCGCTACCAACTTTACCAATATAAATTCCACCACCGCCAATAGTTCCACTGGTTTCGTTGTACGCTATAATGTTATTAGTTATTATTGCTGATTTAGATAAGACACGCATCCCACCAGCTTCGGCACCAGAAGCAGCAACGTTATATGTTATTTCATTATTATTTATTGTTGGACTTCCTGGGCCACCAAAATCATATTGATATATGCCTGCACCAGCGATTTGGTTAACCGTGTTTAACGTTATTAAATTACTTTCAATTATTGGGCTACAAGAATCACCTGCATATATTCCACCACCACGCTGATTAGCAGTATTACTTTTTATCGTATTATTGCTAATTGTTGGAGAGCTACCATTATCACAGAATATAGCACCACCATTTGCTTCTGCGTAACAGTTTTCTATTAAAGAGTTGGATATATTAACCTTGGAATAACCATCAAGAAAGAATGCTCCTCCACTATCGAGAGGTGAAGCAGAATTTGCTCTGCCATATTCAAATTTACAGTAAGAAAAATCTGAATCATCGTTAGTAGCAGAAGTGTTTTCAAACCTTATACCAAGCCAACCAATAGATGAGTTATTTGAAGTGAAAGTAATAGAATCGTTTACAATTCCAATTGCATTTATCTGTCCTTGTATAGAGAATTTATAGCTTCCTTGAAATTCGACTTTAACCCCAGGTTCAATATTCAAAATTTTTGAATCAGGTACTAAAATAGCCCCTTGTATAATATAAGGAGAATTCAATTTAGTCCAAGTTCCCTCTACAACACCTCCTGGAATATTTGTTTGAGAATATGTCTGCTGTAAAATCATTATCAAAACAGTAAGAAATAGTAATTTTTTTTTCATTTTTTAGAATTTTTTTGTTTTCAAAATATGCAAATTATTAGAGAAGTATTTTAAGGATAATATTTTTTAACTCTTAACTAACTTGTAAAATTATTCAAATCAAATTTTTGTTTTTCATCGTTACGTTTTGACATTCTGTTTGCCAACTTGTTTGTGTATGAATAGTTTGCGGTTTTTGTGTGCGAGGAATTTCCGAAGGAAATTCAGACGTAACAAAAATGCAACTATCTTTGTTTAAGCACAAATTAAGCAATTTTTTATACACGTCTTAAGTTTGTCTTTTAATAAATTTGATACATAATCAGAAAGAATAAAAGAGAGAATTATGGTTAATAATACACGGTGAAGCTTTTAGACTTCGACAACATTGGTAATCCTCTCTCTTTTCTACTAAAAATCACGTTCAGTTCTGTGAGACCTTAGATCTCGATTTCAAGTTGTTGTGATTCTAGTAGCTTATTCTTTCATAAATCATTTCTTATGAATAAATATAATGAAACTTTTGGAATTGACATTAGTAAAGATGTTTTTGATTGTTATGGCAGTGTTCAAGGTCATTTACAATTTAACAATACAGAGTCAGGTTTTAAAAAGTTTCAAGAAGTACTATCAAAAAATAGTTTAGTAGTCATTGAAGCTACGGGTTATTATCATTATAGATTTGCACAGTTTTTATATAGAAAAAACGTTTTGGTTTCAGTAGTAAATCCATTATCAGTCAAGCGTTTTATTCAGATGAAATTAGCAAAAATAAAAACAGATAAAAGTGATGCAAAAGCGATTTGTGATTATGGATTAACTCAGGAAGTCCCTTTGTATACAGCCCTTACAGATAGGTAAAGTGAATGTTTACAATTGTTTCGATTAATGGACAATTTACTAAAGACAAGAACAGCTACCAAGAACAAGATTCATGGAGAACAGGTTTTAGGAATCCCGTCCAAATGGGTTTATCGTAGTTTAAATAGAAACAAAAAACATTTAGATAAAGAACTAAAAGGAATTGAAGAAAAATTGTTATCACTAGTAAAGCAAGATCAACAGGAACAGTTAACATTATTACAGAGTATTCCAGGAATAGGACTAAAGACAGCCTTATTTTTAATTGTAGTTACAGATGGATTTAAGAAATTTGAAACAGCTTCACAATTATGCAGTTATGTTGGTATTACACCCACAATAAGAGAATCAGGGAGTAGTGTGAGAGGAAAAGCAAGAATAAGTAAGGTTGGGAATAGAAAATTAAGAAACCTACTTTTCATGTGTTCCTTTACAGCTCATATTCACAACAAGGGATGTAGAGATATTTTTCAAAGAATAACAAATAAGGGAAAGAGCAAGAAATTAGCCTTAATAGCAGTTTCAAATAAGTTACTAAAACAATGTTTTGCAATCGCAAAATCAGGACATCCTTATGATCCTAGTTTTGCTTCAGTATTTGTGGTTAAATAGTAAGTGAAATTTAAAAATAATGAACAAAAAAAAGCTTAATAATAAAATTAAGCCTAGAATATTATTGTATAAAATTAATGAAGAAAAGAGTTGTTTTTTAGCTCAGTTCTTCTTAAGTTAGCATTTTAATAATTTTAATAAATCTTCTGGATTATTAAATTCAAAATCAATTAATTCCTTTTTTTTATTAAAAACAATTTTGGTTGGCCACCACCTAATGTTATATTTCTTATGTAATTCTAAATTTTTTCCTGCATATAAATTTGTCCAAAATATAGAATCTTCTTCGGATGCTCTTTTCCAATCCTTTCTTTGTATATCTACACTTATGTGAATAATTTCAATACCGTTGTCATTTAATATTTTATTTTTAGAGTTCAATTTTTCATTGAACGATCTACAAGGGCCACAAGCTGCAGTCCAAAAGTATAAAACTGTAAATTTATTATTTTCAATTAATTTGGATAATCTTTGCTTTTGATTATTTATGTCTTCTAAAATAAATTCAGAAAATTCAATTTTGTCTCTATCGATTTTGCTTATTTCATTAAATTTTTCTTGAAGTTTATAGAAACTATTATTGTCCGGACTTATTTTTATTTGATTAAAAAAAAGATTTATTTTTGTTTTTTCTTCTTCAGTTATATCTCCATTTGATTCAAAAGCCCAACCATTGAGCATATTACTTAAGATTTCAATTTGCAGCATCTCATTCTGTGATTCTTTAATTTTTTCTTCATAAAGATTTAATAATTTCCTTTTTATTTCAGGAAAAACATATTGGTTTAAACTGTCTTTTTTTGAATTTGAATAAATAATTCCTTTTAAAAAACTCTGTTTTTTGTCTGAATAATTTACGTATTCTTTGTTAATACCATTGTTTTTATATTCAACATTTCTAAAACTATAAATAGGTGCAAAAACTGCGGAGTCTATTTCAGTTGAATCTTTGGTTATGGTAAAATTTAAATTCATAGTGTTGTTTTCAGGTAAAAGCTTCACAAATCTTCTTTGATTATTATGTTTATCTAAATTATATGAGCTTTCAATGTATCCCACCTCCGTAGTATGCTTAAAGGATTTAAAAATTACTTTTCCATTTTTTATTTTTTGAATTTGCCTGTTTTCAAAATCTTCCCCGTTAATAGAAAATACAAGTTCTAATCCTTCTTGGTTTTCAACATTGCATATTATTTCGTTAAAATTTTTCTCCTTTTGACAAGAAAAAAATGAAATTGTTAAAACTAAAACGATTATTTTTTTCATAATTATAGGTAACGGTTTTGTGTATGGTTAGTTGCGTGTTTAAGCAACTAAATTAGTAAACTAAAACGAACCAGAGGGAATTTCGCAGGAATTTCCAAGTAGGCTAGAACTAGCAATGAATTATACACGTCTTAAGTTAGCATTTTAATAAAAAGGTTAAATTAAGCAATATAAATTAGAAAGCACAAAAGAGAGGATTAAGGTTATTATATACGGAGAGACTATTGATCTCGTCAATATTGAAAATCCCCTCTCTTTTCTACACAGATTTCGTACAGTTTTATGAGGCTTCAGACCTCGATTTTAAGTCGTTGAAACTCGCGTAGGTTGTCCTTTCGTTAAAACATTTTCTTATGAATAAAGATATTAAATATTTTGGAATAGACATTAGTCATTTAGTATTTGATGTTACAGATTCTTCTGGTAATTATTATCAGTTTAAAAACAATGTAAATGGATTTAAAAAATTTGTAAAACATCTAGATTACAATAGTCATTGTGTAATGGAAGCTACAGGTTATTACCATTACATGTTGGCTTATTTTTTACAGGAAAACAGTATAAAAGTTTCAGTAGAAAACCCTCTGTCGGTGAAACGCTTTATCCAGATGAAGTTATCAAAAATAAAGACAGATAAAAGCGATTCAAGATTGATTTGTGAGTATGCAAAACAAGTTGAATTAAAGTTGTGGCAAGGTAATTCAAAACATCAGTTAGAATGCTTACAAATGACAAGACTTCTTTCTGTATATACAAAACAGAGTACTATGTTAAAAAACAAAATACATGGAGAAGAAGTTTTGGGCAATCCAAGTAAAGTAGTTACGAGCTCATTAAAAAGTAGTTTGAGACAGGTAACAAAACAAATAGAAAAGGTAGAGGTAGCATTATTAATTTTAGTAAGAAAGCTACATCAAGATGTTTTAACACGCCTAAAAACAATACCCGGAATTGGAAATAAAACAGCGCTAATGTTAGTTGTTTTAACAGATGGATTTGATCGTTTTAAAAGCGGAAGTGAATTGTGTAGTTATGCTGGATTAACTCCTGTAATTAGACAAAGTGGAAGTAGTATAAATGGACGAGCCAGAATAAGTAAAATAGGCAACCAGAAGCTTCGAAATTTATTATTTATGTGCAGTTTTAATGCTTGTAAATACAACAAGGCTTGTAGAGAAATTTATGAACGAATAGTTGCCAAAGGAAAGAGTAAAAAATTAGCATTAATAGCGGTGTGTAATAAACTATTAAAACAAGCATTTGCCATTGCTAAATCAGGATTAATATATGATGATACTTATAGAAGTACTTTAGTGAATATTTAATGAGTTTTTACTTGTTTTTTACCACAGTACTTTGTTAGCAAATGTTTTACCAATTTTCTCTCCAATCAATATTTTCTTTAATTATCTTAGCTGGATTTCCTGTAATTATATTTTTTGATGAATGAATTGATTTAGTCAAAACACTACCAAGTCCGATTAGATTTATACTGTCTATTTTTACTCCAGGTGAGATAGATGAGTTTGAACCGATATAAATATCATTCCCTATTTTTATTGATAAATCTTTATTTCCTGTCTTTGTGTGAATTGAACCATGTGTCCATAGTTGACTTCTTTTTCCTGCTAACCAAGTATTATTCCCAATCTCAACATTATTCCATAAATCAATAAAATGGTCATTTATTATTCTTGAATTTTCTCCAATTTTAAAAGAGTTTTTCCCTGATATAATATTTCCACTATGAATAGCTGTGTTATTTCCAATTTTTAAATTTTCACAAGAAATAGTTGTGTTATTTCTTATTATGGCATTATCCCCAATTTCAACATTATTAGAATTTATTACACTTTTTCCAATTTGAACATTCTTTCCTATTTTATAATTAAATATCGTTCTGTATATAAAAACTCTAACTTTATTAAAAGGACAAATTCTTATTATTTTGAATAATATTTTTCTCAATACTTTATTTTTCATCTAAATATTTGCTAACGTTTAATGTAAAATGCGTTTTAATGCATTTTTACATAGTGTTGTAGTTTCGTTTTATTTTTTAGGCTTCTACTGAATAATACATTGGTTTATTTTTTTCCATTTCGATAATTATTCTTGAGAATCCATCTTTCAAATTCAACAAGTCTATTTCCCATTTCATATTATCGGAATTTATTGTTTCAGGAAGAGTAATTGATTCAAGTCTATATTCCTTTTTTAATTGATCCATAGTTATAAATCGCTTATCCTCCACAAGATATTTTTTTGATAAATTCCATATCGTTCCAAAATCCATTTTAATGGTTTCATAGGCCAATTGTTGGTTTTTATTTGATTTCTCGTTTGGTGTCTTTAGACATAATATGACGGGCGTATAAATATTTTCAAGTTCAATTTCTTTGTCCAAATAATAACAACTATCAAACTTGTCATAAGTTGAGCCCATTTCTCCAAAATAGGAATCCTTAATTGCTTTTGGTTTTAATTTATTTAATAGTCTTTTTATCATTTCAGTGATGAACTACAACGTGTTTGTATATGGTTTGTTGCGTGTTTCAAGCACCTAATTTAGCAAATACAAACCGAATAGAAAATCTGCGAGGATTTTCGTAAGTAGGCTAGAACTAGCAATAAATTATATACGGCTTAAGTTAGCATTTTAATAAAAAGGTTAAATTAAGCAATATAAATTAGAAAGCACAGAAGAGAGGATTAAGGTTATTATATACGGAGAGACTATTGATCTCGTCAACATTGAAAATCCCCTCTCTTTTCTACACAGATTTCGTACAGTTTTATGAGGCTTCAGACCTCGATTTTAAGTCGTTGAAACTTGCGTAGGTTGTCCTTTCGTTAAAACATTTTCTTATGAATAAAGATATTAAATATTTTGGAATAGACATTAGTCATTTAGTATTTGATGTTACAGATTCTTCTGGTAATTACTATCAGTTTAAAAACAATGTAACTGGATTTAAAAAATTTGTAAAACATCTAGATTACAATAGTCATTGTGTAATGGAAGCTACAGGTTATTACCATTACAGGTTGGCTTATTTTTTACAGGAAAACAGTATAAAAGTTTCAGTAGAAAACCCTCTGTCGGTGAAACGCTTTATCCAGATGAAGTTATCAAAAATAAAGACAGATAAAAGCGATTCAAGATTGATTTGTGAGTATGCAAAACAAGTTGAATTAAAGTTATGGCAAGGTAATTCAAAACATCAGTTAGAATGCTTACAAATGACAAGACTTCTTTCTGTGTATACAAAACAGAGTACTATGTTAAAAAACAAAATACATGGAGAAGAAGTTTTGGGCAATCCAAGTAAAGTAGTTACGAGCTCATTAAAAAGTAGTTTGAGACAGGTAACAAAACAAATAGAAAAGGTAGAAGCAGCATTATTAATTTTAGTAAGAAAGCTACATCAAGATGTTTTAACACGCTTAAAAACAATACCTGGAATTGGAAATAAAACAGCGCTAATGCTAGTTGTTTTAACAGATGGATTTGATCGTTTTAAAAGCGGAAGTGAATTGTGTAGTTATGCTGGATTAACTCCTGTAATTAGACAAAGTGGAAGTAGTATAAATGGACGAGCCAGAATAAGTAAAATAGGCAACCAGAAGCTTCGAAATTTATTATTTATGTGCAGTTTTAATGCTTGTAAATACAACAAGGCTTGTAGAGAAATTTATGAACGAATAGTTGCCAAAGGAAAGAGTAAAAAATTAGCATTAATAGCGGTGTGTAATAAACTATTAAAACAAGCATTTGCCATTGCTAAATCAGGATTAATATATGATGATACTTATAGAAGTACTTTAGTGAATATTTAATGAGTTTTTACTTGTTTTTTACCACAGTACTTTGTTGTAAACTGTTATTTTTTCAGAGCTTTAATTGTGTCTTCAATATTTGAATAGCTACCTACAACATTGTTTTCTTTATCTAGAATTATATAAGTTGGAAAAGACCAAATTCCTAAATCTTTATCCAAATTAGTTTCACCAATTCGAAAGTTTTTCCAATTAATATTCTTTTTTTCTAAATACTTAATCCATTTCTCTTGTTTATTATCGGTCGAAATCCCAATTAATTCCGCATTCAAATTCGTAAACATATTTGGATTGGCTAAAATCTCGTTATGTTCTTTAACACAAGGTGGACAGGCAGTAAACCAAAAGTCCAAAACTGTAAAATTCAATTTTGAGTTAATTTCTACTATAGATTTATTTCCTTTGATTGTAATAAGAGAATATTTTTCAAGGTCAATTTTATTCGTAGATTTTAGTTTCTCAATTCTACTTGAAATCATTGAATAGATACTATGTTGTTTAGTAGCCAAAGGTTGCTTATTCAAAAACTTTTCTACGAAACTCAATTCGGTGTTTTCATTCTGATACAACTTTAAGTAATGATTAATTGGTACTAAAACAAAAGCATCTTGGTCATTTTCGATAATTGTATTTTTTATAAAATCTGTTCCATTTGATTTGTCCTTTAAAAAAGCTCTATATTCCTTAAAGTACTTTGCTTGTCTATCATAAACAGGTGTGTTTTTTGTTTTCAAAACTAAAAGTTCGTTATTCTTATAATCTAGATAAATATCAATTTTTCCAGCATTAAACCAACCGTCAATTCTTTTTCCCGCTACGAATATTGAATATTGGTCAGAAGATTCAGAAGGTATTTTAACAGTCGCAATTCCGTTTTCAAATTCAGATGTGAATTTCTTTGATAAATTGAAACTACTTACCGAAACATTACCAACATCAACATCCGATTTAATATGGATACAAAATTCGGTTTGCCCAAAAGTCAGGCTTGAAATTAATATTGAAAGTATGCAGAATGTTTGTTTCATAATTGTTTACAACGTTACGTATAAGAAACGTAGGGCAATTAATAAGCACTTTCGTTTCGGTTTATTACTTAGCTAAATATAAACGTTTTGCTTTTATTTTTCGTTTAAATGCCAAATTTTATATTTAGCGGACTTTGTAAATAAACACAGAACTTTGGAGTTAACACAAACGCCCTATGTTTTTTATACCTTG from Lutibacter sp. Hel_I_33_5 carries:
- a CDS encoding T9SS type A sorting domain-containing protein, with the protein product MKKKLLFLTVLIMILQQTYSQTNIPGGVVEGTWTKLNSPYIIQGAILVPDSKILNIEPGVKVEFQGSYKFSIQGQINAIGIVNDSITFTSNNSSIGWLGIRFENTSATNDDSDFSYCKFEYGRANSASPLDSGGAFFLDGYSKVNISNSLIENCYAEANGGAIFCDNGSSPTISNNTIKSNTANQRGGGIYAGDSCSPIIESNLITLNTVNQIAGAGIYQYDFGGPGSPTINNNEITYNVAASGAEAGGMRVLSKSAIITNNIIAYNETSGTIGGGGIYIGKVGSGGTGNIISHNIIVNNKSTNEINEYGGGGIFCTSDGIGDIIANNLIANNTSKENGGGIYFSRSSPTMINNTIVNNNSRNGGGIFCKDSSNPEINNSIIWGNLASNSGNQIYIEDEGSDPNIYFTDIENGMSGIQSEPNTFYLGEYLNNINSDPLFKNPSSGVGSNFDSVMSDWTLNSSPQSPCINQVSPTSETSSLDLSGNQRVFENLIDMGCYESQDVTLNIDEVSQNKQNLFSVYPNPSNATINFNSKTKINKITIFSITGQVIKKVSNYDIKEINISDLSSGIYLIQFNNNVINRFIKK
- a CDS encoding IS110 family transposase, yielding MNKDIKYFGIDISHLVFDVTDSSGNYYQFKNNVNGFKKFVKHLDYNSHCVMEATGYYHYMLAYFLQENSIKVSVENPLSVKRFIQMKLSKIKTDKSDSRLICEYAKQVELKLWQGNSKHQLECLQMTRLLSVYTKQSTMLKNKIHGEEVLGNPSKVVTSSLKSSLRQVTKQIEKVEVALLILVRKLHQDVLTRLKTIPGIGNKTALMLVVLTDGFDRFKSGSELCSYAGLTPVIRQSGSSINGRARISKIGNQKLRNLLFMCSFNACKYNKACREIYERIVAKGKSKKLALIAVCNKLLKQAFAIAKSGLIYDDTYRSTLVNI
- a CDS encoding IS110 family transposase, whose product is MNKDIKYFGIDISHLVFDVTDSSGNYYQFKNNVTGFKKFVKHLDYNSHCVMEATGYYHYRLAYFLQENSIKVSVENPLSVKRFIQMKLSKIKTDKSDSRLICEYAKQVELKLWQGNSKHQLECLQMTRLLSVYTKQSTMLKNKIHGEEVLGNPSKVVTSSLKSSLRQVTKQIEKVEAALLILVRKLHQDVLTRLKTIPGIGNKTALMLVVLTDGFDRFKSGSELCSYAGLTPVIRQSGSSINGRARISKIGNQKLRNLLFMCSFNACKYNKACREIYERIVAKGKSKKLALIAVCNKLLKQAFAIAKSGLIYDDTYRSTLVNI
- a CDS encoding TlpA disulfide reductase family protein, producing MKQTFCILSILISSLTFGQTEFCIHIKSDVDVGNVSVSSFNLSKKFTSEFENGIATVKIPSESSDQYSIFVAGKRIDGWFNAGKIDIYLDYKNNELLVLKTKNTPVYDRQAKYFKEYRAFLKDKSNGTDFIKNTIIENDQDAFVLVPINHYLKLYQNENTELSFVEKFLNKQPLATKQHSIYSMISSRIEKLKSTNKIDLEKYSLITIKGNKSIVEINSKLNFTVLDFWFTACPPCVKEHNEILANPNMFTNLNAELIGISTDNKQEKWIKYLEKKNINWKNFRIGETNLDKDLGIWSFPTYIILDKENNVVGSYSNIEDTIKALKK
- a CDS encoding TlpA disulfide reductase family protein, with protein sequence MKKIIVLVLTISFFSCQKEKNFNEIICNVENQEGLELVFSINGEDFENRQIQKIKNGKVIFKSFKHTTEVGYIESSYNLDKHNNQRRFVKLLPENNTMNLNFTITKDSTEIDSAVFAPIYSFRNVEYKNNGINKEYVNYSDKKQSFLKGIIYSNSKKDSLNQYVFPEIKRKLLNLYEEKIKESQNEMLQIEILSNMLNGWAFESNGDITEEEKTKINLFFNQIKISPDNNSFYKLQEKFNEISKIDRDKIEFSEFILEDINNQKQRLSKLIENNKFTVLYFWTAACGPCRSFNEKLNSKNKILNDNGIEIIHISVDIQRKDWKRASEEDSIFWTNLYAGKNLELHKKYNIRWWPTKIVFNKKKELIDFEFNNPEDLLKLLKC
- a CDS encoding DMT family transporter, coding for MEKNKAILYMIFSVIAFGIMNAVVKYLTVFNVYQIVFFRSIGTLLFTIPLIIKYKIPILGNNKKLLFLRAFLGVISITCFFQSLNYLDVGTAVSLRYTSPIFAAIFALIFLKEKIKNIQWFLFVLAFCGVLLIKGFGENVNSIGLLLIFLSAIFLGLIFVVIRKIGTSENPLVIINYFMVMAFVFGGLMSINHWITPSSTEWILLISLGFFGYVGQLFMTKAFQSQETNIVAPLKYLEVIFTIIIGASWFGEVYNLWTLLGVLLILSGLVYNIYLKSGKVKNG